tgagtttttcggttgtgtttttgggctttttggggttgtatttctgggattggattgtttggattggattttttgtaggtgtttttttttttttttggttggattttggatcagattttgggtttttcgcattggatttataaggttagattttttgtgttattgggttgaattttgggttgggttttttgaggttgggtttgttggggttgggtgtttcggtttggttgggttgaattttgggtcggatattttgggattgggttttttggagttggcttttggatttttttgggttcagtttttggggttggattttggggtggtttttttggatttagtttttggccttgatttttgcctttgcgtgggcgtgtcaggcagccattgtgacatgagggcggcagggccagcgctgagtgtctggcggtggtggcatggcaaccgctgatgtgctgcccgtagtggtgggtctgccatcagaaggaacatgttcaagcaggtcaggttcctccaacgccgtccaagctggccttgagcactgggattttgggtcggttgggtttgaagttggagtggggttttttttaatggttggattttggcttggattttggaatttttgggctttaccttttttggcttggattttttgggcttggattttttggggtggattttatgttttttgagtgatattttgggttgcattttgggtttttcaggttggatttttggggttggatttttggggtttggtttttcaggttggatttttcgggttggatttttcgggttgtttgggttgaattttgggttgggtttttttgtttgggttttttgggattgggtttttgggggttcggtttatggttttttgattagattttgggttttggggactcgatttttggggttgggctttttgaaccctgggatttttagttgtttggagtggattttggggtggttttggttgggtttttttgggttgggggtgtttgggttgggtttttctttttgggctagatttgctggggttggatttttggactgggctgtccccagggccctccatcccccatgcgtttaaacttggctgtctgataccaaccaaatccctttgatttggctgaaaataaaagtattccagtgcttgacaaacctttcagtgaagaaatgtttttcctactatccaatctaaatcttccctggcacaactcctggccatttcctcttgtcatgtaactcgttacttgggagaagacaccaacagccacctcgccacttccaagcctgtagtgctgcattggtttttcgtgacccaagtgtaggacccggcacttggctgtgttgaacctcaggccactggcctctgcccatcgatccagcctgtccagatccctctgcaaagcctttctaccctcaagcaggtcgacactgccaaccaacttggtgtcgtctgcaaccttattgagggtgcactcgatcccctcatccagatcattgataaagacattaaaaggaactggccccagttgtaggccctggggaaaaccacttgtgaccagctgccatctgcattaaactttgttcaccaccactttggccactctttggctcagccatccagccaggttttcacctggcatagagtactcccgtccaagccacgggcagccagtttctcagggagaatgctttgggaaatgctgtcaaaggcgtttctaaagtccaggtaaagaacatccacagcctttccctcatccactaagtgggtcaccttctcatagaaggagatcaggtttgtcaagcaggacctgactttcatgaacccatgctgactgggcctgatcacctggttgtcctcatgtgccacatgatggcactcaggatgatctgttccatgatcttccccacaccgaggtcagactgacagggcggtagttcccaggatcctccttctggccgtttatgttgatgggtgtcacctttactaacctccacctaactggcacctccccgctttgccaggactgctgaaaaatgatgggaagcggcttggtgagcatctccgacagctccctcagtacctgtgggtggaacccatctggccccatagatttgtgtatgtctaagtgctgtagcaggtccctcactattccctttggattatgggggcttcatgctgctccccatccctgtcttcccgctcaggggctgagtacccagagaactgctggtcttactactaaagacggaggcaaagaaggtattaagtacctcagcctcttcctcatccattttcactatgttttccgccatatccaataaaggatggggattctccttagctctctttgtgtttctaatgtaatcatagaaacatgttttagtgtctgttatgacattagccaggtaaagacctagttgggcattggcctttctaattttttccctgcataacctcacaacatccttgtagttctcctgagttgcctcccccttcgtcaaaatgtcataatctccttttttcccctgagtttgagacaaagctctctgttcggccaggccagtcttcttccccaccagcttgtgtttaggcacatggggatggcctgatcctgcgcctttaaaagttccttcttgaaaaacgtcctgccttcctggacttcttttgcccttcaggactgcctcccaggggactctgtcaaccaggcctctcaaaagggcaaactaagataaccaggtccgaagcccagagagttattgccattaggcacctcctgatggtggagggaggggaagcccaaaagaaggaactccgtgacactggtgtggttcaatagtttgcatccaagctgcagtgttcaagggcagatggtcagtggaggaaacaatgcttcaggaggttaaaagaagatgagacagagcgaaagagtgtagaaggacgagaaaagaggttcatggggacattcgggcacaggctggaaggaaaacagaatggagaggagaatcatctgagagcaagaagacatcctttgatgtacaaagaacaaagttattaagagagttagagtaggacttcactagaaacagtaggtaagttattgcacatgcactctttacccaagagtctctttacagtaaatggagaccacaattggtgtttctcaagctagtctttttcctctagttcttcctctagtcttatttaaatacatcatttaggatacgctaaaaggaattctattggaagagaaaacacctcagaaagtggagaaagtggcatggagagagtgacaaatgaggagacgtgggaagtaaaggtaagcaagacagggaggagggaaaggtcctcagtcactgaccactttctcgctgaaaaccagttttggtaaatcattctggctgtgagggggaaaaacaaaagaagattttaaaagcaacacaaaagaggggaaggaccaaaagggaaaagctatgggcttgcttctttcaggagcctcacctttaccttcccgtccctgactgttacagccctgaccagctcttccctgtttgtaaggaggaagtcccacagggcacttcacctcatggcatcacagtcacccttgtaaggaagacatccccaatgagctccaaacccctcctgggtggtttgcacctcactctcttgccccttcagcaaatgctgggatagtttaggtcggccatgaggaccagggcctgcaaacatgaggtttcttccaggtgtctgaagaaggcctcatctgcttcctcttcctggtcaggggatccatagcagacatccacccaccacagcggtgcccatgtcctgccctctcgtgctggcccttcagctctcagttgactcatcacctccccccaggcagagccccacgtgttcctgctgctctctcccagaaagggcaacttcccctctgggtccagacctatggcttgaccagtaccagacccacagtttctctaggaaggagtatttgtagtgccctgcaactcctcatgctgttctcttgtgagagacaccccagtcaagatgagccagctgcgtgcaaacattaaaagctgagtaaatggtgcttcagtccatgGATTCCTTGAGAAACTGCGATTCGGGcagtggaagtcacttgaagttttacagggagaagtggtcagtcctgccttggtgggtgccaggggggaagggggagaataagcccatacatcagcacaggctgggacctgacgggctgagcagagactctgaggagaagggcctgggcactacgagggatgccctacgagcccgtagagtagggacactatgaacaaggccagctgcatatggggctgcattaggaggagcgtgggccacccagagaacctgagttctcatccccctcaactcagcaccggtgtggccccacacatgtggctgtgtcccagtgtgtcgctccccatttctgagaagtagtgatgaactagagagtgctgagtggaggtctgccaaggtggggttcgggacttcgtgcacgtgacctgtgtggggtcttagttcaaaggcccatttaatgcacacatcctggagttcccaccatctaaaaagacataggattgcccctgggatactctccgtacagtgctagaccacatgaacagcgtttcaaaacatacattatgaagtcggagtgcctttcttactgggatcataacagaccaacacttcctagtgaaaaatcactctctcagcacccctggatgcaaacctctggacccgtggactggtaagggtgtagtttgctccagtaacccttgacttgatccccacccactgctggttgctctcctccagagtcctgcctcaaagcaccaaggcctgggagacctcgctgctggtaactgaggcaaagaggacattgaatatctcaggtctagtcctactcctactgaattcgacagcggtcctacattattcccttttcttcgtttaactgttcctgaattacctaaagctcatctcggtgccctggaattcctatttgagtttcagttgagttttgatatgcaccactgctggatctggaggatgctgccatttcacttggccaaagggctttcccaccaggctcattcatgatccctgagacgatgccctgtctctatgaacggctccagcagagcttgcggttatctaataataagaccaaaaaaggtgatatttcgatgtaactttgagaggagaattaaaagttctggaaagaagtgtctctgcccagctgagggagggaacatcagtggtgacttcatcctgtttcccagcaggttcccctggagccccagggacacctggagggagccccgagggggcagagaaagggctgccttgggctggtcctctgctgctgagctgggctgggctcctggcatggagggagctgatggcaagcgggcagcgctgcagagagacagctctgcccaggagcagctcctctgccaagcgcagcagggctgagggcactgcctgcaggcagcgagggcagaggagggaggcagagagtgtaaaggcagtctggggtgggaggagagaggagagctcgcttggagaaagatcttcacagccctgaacagggtaagtctctggctgcagggcaatgcagctgcggttcctggaatgatctcccaaagctggcacatcccacagcctctgggatctatcaggaggtctctcacagtttctccagcgtagaggaaaaggacttgctttggagcagggcttccctgtggctctgtcaaagggacagggcacatcagctgccttcacccggggatggctgcagtgtgaaggtgggtgtgcagccaggggtgcccagggctgtccttcagagcagggtcccttcacccaagggtgctttgtgccgtggcagggacttatctcctgtcaggatcagctctccgtttacctgaggagctcccaacagcagtgcggggagaagctgtggggggaagaggcaactcctggcaggagagtgtcctgctgtcaagggggtgctgcgtggggcagggctgctctcagctgcagttcacccccaggacatttcccaagggattgtttgagggaaagctcaaggcaggaattacgttacagataaggagctttcctgcgtttgtgtttttattttcctagtgagagggtggggaggtagaacaagggatacatgtatagggagctctcaagtgggaagaagtcagtgagactcctgagctgtagctttgagtgatcagtaggtctgccaggaacctcctggagtgccttcagccactcctctgcccatgggcagcaccagcatcagctctgctggacccatcggggttgttctgacctgcccttttccacctgcaaacaggaacgtgaacccggccagtgcccggcaaacaggcaggtttctgtggggccaaggggagcgcacaggggttgggatggggtctgtgagagctgacagggaaaagacatgggacagggaaacacctcccaggaggaaaatctcccggcagcagagctatgatcagggaatgagaggaaagagaaaccagaaatgctgtgggaggaaggattcagaaaactctgtatgatcccctccaatgcagaccccttcccctgagcaagtgtctccatgggaatgaagcgtccaagctctcctctaacccgtggggctgtgggcaaagtagtctatgtggctggggaatgagctgactctccccttctgagacaccatcactaggacacttgggtgtctccttggggtgtccttccaagcactgcgctgccctccaggatgccagtctgtcctggagcatcctggtgttacctgaatgcccagtggagaagcgcagagacgctacgaccaaggaaaggctgctgggtttgtgaaacgagccatgtgtgtccttggcgagaagtggggtgctgagaccttgagaaaaggtgagacgctgagctctcggcagtgggtttctctgctctcagcagcgcctggtgtcttttcaggtctacatgtgagtgtgattcccctctgtctcagaaaggcacaagcagagggcagctgggaacaagacagagggacaggccagctcccctcgctctgcactaaccctcagacaatcccctggcctggcaggactccctttgctgtccctgaacgcagcagaaatggtgagggtttctgaaatccaagagaatctcctgctgagacgggagagagctgtataagaacctctctccaacactcttgcaactgtggtttcatggcaatgggagtgcagagactgacaagcccttttttcacgaggagaggtttatctgagaaattgggacaccaggactgcccaccccattcccacgaatctgctgctgcagagcagggctgactcctgggcatccggcgggcagaggtcccgctcctcctggcacacctggacagaaccaaccagagctccagccacagagctgaatgaagatctgacagaaatggaaaagcagagcagagcgtgaggtatgagaactggtgttgatttttctcagaaaagtctcccctaacttgtcactggcctttcctccttgttcagtgctccacaccaaaaggcaccaaatgtccaacagcagctccatcacccagttcctcctcctggcgttcgcagacacacgggagctgcagctcttgcacttcgggctcttcctgggcatctacctggctgccctcctggccaacggcctcatcatcacggccatcgcctgtgacagccgcctccacacccccatgtacttcttcctcctcaacctctccctccttgacctgggctccatcacCAACATTGTCCCCAAATCcgtggccaattccctgtgggacaccagggccatttcctacaaaggatgtgttacacaggtcttttttttctttttctgtgctgtagcagagttttatcttctcaccattatggcctatgaccgctacgttgccatctgcaaacccctgcactacgggaccctcctgggcagcagagcttgtgtccacatggcagcagctgcctggggcagtgggtttctccatgctctcctgcacacggccaatacattttccctacccctctgccagggcaatgccctggaccagttcttctgtgaaatcccccagatcctcaagctctcctgctcacactcctacctcagggaagttgggcttcttgcattagggtgttttttagcttttgtgtgttttgtgttcatcgtgctgtcctatgtgcagatcttcagggccgtgctgaggatcccctctgagcagggacggcacaaagccttttccacgtgcctccctcacctggccgtggtctccctgcttgtcagcactgccgtgtttgcctacctgaagcccccctccatctcctccccatccctggatgtggtggtggctgtgctgtactccgtggtgcctccagcagtgaaccccctcatctacagcatgaggaaccaggagctcaaggatgccctctggaaattaatgaccaggttattttctgcagcaataaactgtctcctgcaaatcactcataatgtaattcattatacgcctagcccgtcttctataggtttggttaggggttaggtaactgtgtgttaggtttggttgagggttttggctttttcttgcctttttttttttttaaattatatacttttgtccacaaataaatgtcattatttgagattttttttttactacctatctatccaaatttctgagactcacagactcatgcccaaaatccttcttctcaggccttttctgcacgggtagagctgcaggggtagagcctgagcgccgaggaggaggggaaagaatcccagtacttgcagagcaccagcacttgttctttccggggctgctctattttcacttccgcactcgccttctgagcccctgtgttgatctaaggcctgagtgctctggcagcttggtcatggtgctgctgtgtagcagctctgtgatcacaggcacggagaagcaatgggcacctctgagaaaaagctcgtctgcataacagagtttccaccatgaaaggggatctgctcagggcagtgcaggaaggattaggtcttcttccacagttgctgtcaagagcgttccttcaaacgtgccctggtgagggatgcccagtaaagaggtaaagagtgtgcgtgtgcagggtgagggcacacacaacagtgtccttgcacagccacacctccagggacaggactgaaggaccagcagagcggggtctggtctgtgcctttgtttgctggacaccccggggaagctgtcccagggcaatcgtcacagaacagacacctgaaaccaccatttgcagaactggacgcctacgcaaacccagagaggatgtttgtctgcctgtggagagacaccgaataacgaggtcagaagtccctgtttgcatggttcagaggagatttcggcatgcacaccgtgtgcatgtggggacatgaacccgagagagcacaaacaccagcagctgttcttagaaatgcccgaaagtgctgtgggacaggccgtgtcccttcattggagagtaacgtcccctgggaaaccccctgaatgcagcactgggatgggcttccttgaccccaggtccctgtgtccattcctcacgccgtggggcatctcagagaggtgccgagcagggagacacagcgcggggctgaggtgctgccggcctctgggagtggcaacaggaggccatggagtctgctgcagggcctctgcccgtgccagggaaggactcgtgtctctgagcagccctgccagagccctgacagtgccgtgtgtgtctccaggaacacctgtgtgctacctcaccctcccctctcttcatggcctggccctttgattacacggtgtgacagaagcacctctgtggagcatctcccctgtgcagtccgaaagggttctgcaggcgtgagcggcattgccctctagaagatggcatttctcacctctcacagagcacagagcacgtctagggagtaggaatgcagtgagaggcacacaccctccatgtttcacctctctgaacgtccttcacaatttttttaagcacctaacagagaagcaaatgtcttcagaaataggtgggctgggctgtttgcaccaatgctgaaactctcctgatgtgaaaccattacattcatcatggactttgttttcataacctctttttagacccaatcttccccttcctgttcatgctggaatcctgtgtgtgcagcagagctgcacttgggggcagctctcctgcccagcatgggcaggcagaaggccttctccaccggctcctctgccctccctggagccactcctttctgcggcacccccaccactgtcagtgggatgcccagaacagccctcctgagagagtttaacaaagccctgtttcaacacgcacctcacccctgctcgatcctctcatctacagcctgaggagaaggaaggatgggggttgggaggaactgacagaaacagcttaggaaagctgtcggctgccgagagatcccgttggagtcgtgggcttgtaggaagaaatcacttctggttttcttctgaagcggcccccaaggatctggacagcgagtattgtgtcctgggcactcctctggcagcgtgtcatagtgagaagacttttggtgtcatggagatggagaaggctggccagtgccattgtgagacctctctccaacaccttggaaaggccagagccatctgagagccttggaaaaagcagaaatgaa
This window of the Rissa tridactyla isolate bRisTri1 unplaced genomic scaffold, bRisTri1.patW.cur.20221130 scaffold_29, whole genome shotgun sequence genome carries:
- the LOC128903374 gene encoding olfactory receptor 14J1-like — its product is LLAFADTRELQLLHFGLFLGIYLAALLANGLIITAIACDSRLHTPMYFFLLNLSLLDLGSITNIVPKSVANSLWDTRAISYKGCVTQVFFFFFCAVAEFYLLTIMAYDRYVAICKPLHYGTLLGSRACVHMAAAAWGSGFLHALLHTANTFSLPLCQGNALDQFFCEIPQILKLSCSHSYLREVGLLALGCFLAFVCFVFIVLSYVQIFRAVLRIPSEQGRHKAFSTCLPHLAVVSLLVSTAVFAYLKPPSISSPSLDVVVAVLYSVVPPAVNPLIYSMRNQELKDALWKLM